A window from Ramlibacter pinisoli encodes these proteins:
- the gmtY gene encoding gamma-mobile-trio recombinase GmtY, whose amino-acid sequence MPVPITVVKASVVTDATSVVTQVPALVTPYGVLEPLLDYFVARHHDRSLGWMQKGARAVRLFIEYLSTNPAERDNYRLFLNFAQRLYTGTLVTELGEDPSGLGWEPMPPSEARKVVTLLNDFFDYLSEIRPVAARFNPKYAGSVQDRMLDEVAYQYRRDKAFLGHTWATSLEAATSNGRLVRPARNITVETSRPPCFPDQHFARLLTEGFRVGNRYDYRGMLITVLQHCAGFRESEPFHLYISDVVPDPANPRSALVLIPHPSEGAAPPDPRWVDTRGRPKTGNRRQYLQERWGLQPRNEVMGPLHAGWKGGIHERDLDQGYYYRAYWFEPMWGEFFMSVWQKYMAEVAMMKRNHPYAFVNTERGEVGEMYKLGRYNKAHAAAVRRIGLEVSKQAGTTPHGHRHAYGQRLREAKVEKEFIRRFMHHSSLNSQDVYTTPPLSASLRELQAAAQRLQSVSHQPALLQSVK is encoded by the coding sequence GGTCACTCCGTACGGGGTCCTGGAGCCTCTGTTGGACTACTTTGTCGCCCGGCACCACGACCGCAGCCTCGGCTGGATGCAGAAAGGCGCACGCGCCGTCCGCCTGTTCATCGAGTACCTCTCCACGAATCCTGCGGAGCGTGACAACTACCGCCTCTTTCTGAACTTCGCCCAGCGCCTCTACACAGGCACTCTGGTGACGGAGCTCGGCGAAGACCCAAGCGGGCTCGGGTGGGAACCGATGCCGCCAAGCGAGGCACGTAAGGTGGTAACGCTTCTCAACGACTTCTTCGACTACCTCTCCGAGATTCGCCCCGTTGCCGCGCGCTTCAATCCAAAGTACGCCGGCTCCGTACAAGACCGGATGCTCGATGAAGTCGCTTACCAGTACCGCAGGGACAAGGCGTTTCTGGGCCATACCTGGGCCACGTCGCTTGAGGCTGCAACGAGCAACGGCCGGCTGGTGCGTCCTGCCCGCAACATCACAGTTGAGACCTCGCGTCCTCCTTGTTTTCCCGACCAGCACTTCGCGCGCCTGCTCACTGAGGGGTTCCGTGTCGGCAACCGCTACGACTACCGCGGAATGCTCATCACGGTGCTACAGCACTGCGCGGGCTTTCGCGAGTCTGAGCCCTTCCATCTCTACATCTCCGATGTGGTCCCCGACCCGGCAAATCCTCGCTCTGCACTTGTTCTGATTCCGCACCCCAGTGAGGGTGCCGCTCCTCCAGACCCGCGTTGGGTAGATACCAGGGGCAGGCCTAAGACGGGCAACAGGCGTCAGTACCTTCAAGAGCGCTGGGGCCTGCAGCCAAGGAACGAGGTCATGGGTCCCCTGCATGCCGGCTGGAAAGGTGGCATTCACGAGCGGGACCTGGACCAGGGCTACTACTACCGTGCGTACTGGTTCGAGCCCATGTGGGGCGAGTTCTTCATGTCCGTATGGCAGAAGTACATGGCAGAGGTCGCCATGATGAAGCGCAATCACCCCTACGCATTCGTCAATACGGAGCGCGGCGAAGTGGGGGAGATGTACAAGCTTGGCCGCTACAACAAGGCACACGCGGCCGCAGTGCGCCGAATTGGGCTCGAGGTGTCGAAGCAGGCCGGAACCACTCCGCACGGGCACCGCCATGCCTACGGTCAGCGACTGCGCGAAGCCAAGGTGGAGAAGGAGTTCATCCGCCGCTTCATGCACCACAGTTCGTTGAACAGCCAAGACGTCTACACGACGCCGCCTCTCAGCGCGTCTTTGCGCGAGCTGCAGGCAGCAGCGCAGCGCCTGCAATCTGTTAGCCACCAGCCTGCGTTGCTGCAGAGTGTGAAGTAG